Genomic DNA from Acidobacteriota bacterium:
TGCGGCACGCCACGGGACGCGACCTCGATCTCATGCTCCGGCTCGATCGAGCCTCGGTGATTCTCGCCCTCGACGCCGACCCGTTCCTCACCGACCCGGAGACGATCCGCCACGCGCGAGGCTTCGCGGACGGCAGGCGTGCCCTTTCGACAAGCTCAGGGCAGGCCTCCGATGCCTCGATGAACCGGCTCTACGCGGTTGAAGGGGTCTACTCGCTGACGGGAGCCATGGCGGATCACCGGCTCCGCCTCGAGAGCCGGCAGATCGCCCCCTTCCTCGCGGCCCTCGCGGCGCGCCTTGCGGCGCCCGGCGCCGGAGCGACGGGCCCGGCCCACGTCCCGGGTGTCGACCCGCGCTGGATCGACGCCCTTGCGAAGGACCTTCTGGCGAACCGAGGCAAGGGGTTGATCGTGGCGGGGGAGCGCCAGCCGCCGGCCGTCCACGCGGCGGTCTGCGCCCTGAACACGTATCTCGGCAACACGGGCAGAACGGTCACCTACTACGAGACGAAGGACGCTGCGCTTCCGAGCGCGAGCTCGCTGGCCTCGCTCGTAGCATCGATTAAAGAGGAGGCGGTCCGGACGCTCGTCATCCTGGGCGGCAATCCTGTGTTCGACGCCCCCGCCGACCTCGACTTCGCAACATATCTCTCCAAAGTCCCTCACACGATCGCGCTCGGGCACGCGGTCGACGAGACATCCTCCAGGGCGGAGTGGCATATCCCTCGCGCTCACTATCTCGAATCGTGGGGAGACGCGCGCGCGGTTGGAGGCACGCTCAGCGTCATCCAGCCGCTGATCCTCCCCCTGTTCGGCGGACGAACCCCCGTTGAAGTGCTGGGGCTGATGGCCGGGGGCAAGGATCGTCCCGGCTACGAGATCGTGCGGGAGACGTGGAAACCGATCCTGGGCGAGGCCGAGTTCGACAAGAAGTGGAACCGCGTCCTCCACGACGGGTTCCTTTCCGGCAGCGAGCTTCCCGAAGTCGTTCCCGATCTGACAGGGGAGCCCATTGCGGACCTCGCGCGCTTGACAGGCGGGCGATCTCCGGACGGCCTTCGACCGGGCTCAGGCCAGGGCCTGGAGATCGTGTTCCTCCCTTCACCCTCGCTACACGACGGCCGGTTCGCGAACGACGGGTGGCTGCAGGAGCTTCCCGATCCCATCACCAAGCTCACCTGGGACAACCCCGCACTCGTGAGCCCGAAGACCGCCGAGACACTCGGTCTTGCGAGCGAGGATGTGGTCCGCCTCGATTACGCGGGCCGCTCGCTCGAGCTTCCCGTCTGGATCCTCCCCGGAATGGCAGACGATGTGGTGGCCCTCACCTTGGGATACGGCCGTCTCCGCGCGGGACGGATCGGGTCCGGCGTCGGGTTCAATACGTTCACCGTCCGGGCGTCCAACGCACCCGGCTTCGACAGCGGCGCCAGACTCACCAGGCTCGGGCGCGCGTACCCGCTCTCGGCGACGCAGAGCCATGGCAGCATGGAGGGGCGCCCCATCGTCCGCGAGTCGACTCTCGCCGAGCTTCGATCGGAACCGGCCTCCGCGCCGGAGGAGGCCCCGCATCACTTCTCCCTCTGGAAGGAGCACGCCTACGATCAGGGGCACCAGTGGGGGATGACGATCGACTTGAACGCCTGCATCGGCTGCAGCGCGTGCATGACGGCCTGCCAGAGCGAGAACAACGTGCCTGTCGTCGGCAAGACCCAGGTCGCGAAAGGGCGCGAGATGCACTGGCTGCGGGTGGACCGGTACTTCTCGGGCGAACCCTCCGGCAGCCCGGAGATCGTCTTCCAGCCGGTTCCCTGCATGCACTGCGAGGATGCCCCCTGCGAGCAGGTCTGCCCCGTGGCCGCAACCGTTCACGACGGGCAGGGCCTCAACGTGATGGTCTACAACCGGTGCATCGGGACCCGCTACTGCTCGAACAACTGTCCCTACAAGGTGCGCCGGTTCAATTTCTTCAACTTCACCAAGGACACACCCGACATTCTCCGGCTCGCGATGAACCCGGACGTCACCGTCCGCGCGAGGGGCGTGATGGAGAAGTGCACCTACTGCACGCAGAGGATCAATCGGGCGAAGATCGATGCGAAGCTCGCGGGGCGCGAGCTTCGTGACGGCGACGTCAAGACGGCCTGCCAACAGGCCTGCCCCGCCTCGGCCATCGAGTTCGGCGATCTTCGCGACCGATCGAGCCGCGTCGTGAAGGCGAAGGCCGACCCGCGCAACTACGCGCTCCTCGAAGAGCTGAACACCAGGCCACGGACGACCTATCTGGCCAAGGTGCGCAACCCCAACCCGGAGATGCCGGCATGAGGGGGCGGAATCGCGTGTTCGCGTTCCTCTTTCTTGCGTCCGCCGTGGGTGCTGCGGCGGGCTGCGCGCGCGGCTGCACGTCGAGCCGCCCTCCCATCCATCTCAATCCGAGCATGGACGACCAGCCGAAGGTCCGCGCGCAGACGGCGAGCAACTTCTTCTACAACGGCGCGTCCATGAGAGAGCCCGTTCCCGGAACGGTCCCGATCGGCGGGCTGAAGGAAGACGTGCCCTTCTTCACCGGAAAGGAGGCGGACGGGCCGTTTGTCGCGACGATTCCCGTTCCCGTGGACGAGACGCTCGTCGAGCGCGGGCGCGAGCGGTATCGCATCTACTGCCAGCCGTGCCACGACGCCCGGGGGGAGGGCAAGGGGATCCTGTTCCAGCGAGGCAACGTCCCCACCGCCTCCTTTCACCAGGACAAGATCCTGAAGTACCCGGACGGGCAGATCTTCGACGTCATCACGAACGGGAGCGGGCTGATGGCCGGATACCGCTGGCCGATCCCTCCCGCGGACAGGTGGGCGATCGTCGCCTACGTGCGGGAGCTCCAGCGCAAGCGGCCGGCAGGCGTCACGGGCATCCAGGGGAAATGAGGGAGGCGTCGTGCTGAACGGCGTGATGAACCGCAAACTGCTCGTCGTTCTCGGTCCCCTCACCGTACTCGTGATGTTCGCGGGGACGGTCAAGATGGCCTCGTTGCTATTGGACCGCGAGTACAAGGAGCCTTACCGGGCTCCTTCCGCGGCCGTTGACGCGACGCCCCGCGCGCAGGGACTCGCCGCCGAGAGGGCCGATGCGGAGAGCAAGGCGCGCGCGAAGCCCTACGCGGAGGCCGAGTACCGTACCTTTCCGGTCGTCGGCAGCCGCGTGGCCATCTGGGCGGTCGCGCAGCTTCACCTGCTGTTCGCGGCGTTCGTCCTGGCCATCCCGATCTTCGCGTTCATCATCGAGGTGATCGGCTACAAGACCGGAGATCTGCGTTACGACCGGCTCGCGTACGAGTTCACGAAGCTCCTCTCCGTCTCCTTCTCGCTCACCGCGACCTTCGGGGCGTTCCTGACGTTCATGCTCATCATCCTGT
This window encodes:
- a CDS encoding cytochrome c, with amino-acid sequence MRGRNRVFAFLFLASAVGAAAGCARGCTSSRPPIHLNPSMDDQPKVRAQTASNFFYNGASMREPVPGTVPIGGLKEDVPFFTGKEADGPFVATIPVPVDETLVERGRERYRIYCQPCHDARGEGKGILFQRGNVPTASFHQDKILKYPDGQIFDVITNGSGLMAGYRWPIPPADRWAIVAYVRELQRKRPAGVTGIQGK
- a CDS encoding TAT-variant-translocated molybdopterin oxidoreductase; its protein translation is MFGVPPVSRTYWRSLAQIEDRPEARALLEREFPEGASELPEGVTRREMMMLLGASLSLAGLAGCRRPVEEIVPYVTAPEEIVPGIPRYYATTMPFRRSAYGLIVESHEGRPTKIEGNPSHPSTLGASASLVQASILGLYDPDRSQSVMLRSTRKSWSDFVTAWGQLSAAHAADGGAGLAVLSESFSSPTLARLVSELRARYPRLQWATYDAVSDESRLAGLRHATGRDLDLMLRLDRASVILALDADPFLTDPETIRHARGFADGRRALSTSSGQASDASMNRLYAVEGVYSLTGAMADHRLRLESRQIAPFLAALAARLAAPGAGATGPAHVPGVDPRWIDALAKDLLANRGKGLIVAGERQPPAVHAAVCALNTYLGNTGRTVTYYETKDAALPSASSLASLVASIKEEAVRTLVILGGNPVFDAPADLDFATYLSKVPHTIALGHAVDETSSRAEWHIPRAHYLESWGDARAVGGTLSVIQPLILPLFGGRTPVEVLGLMAGGKDRPGYEIVRETWKPILGEAEFDKKWNRVLHDGFLSGSELPEVVPDLTGEPIADLARLTGGRSPDGLRPGSGQGLEIVFLPSPSLHDGRFANDGWLQELPDPITKLTWDNPALVSPKTAETLGLASEDVVRLDYAGRSLELPVWILPGMADDVVALTLGYGRLRAGRIGSGVGFNTFTVRASNAPGFDSGARLTRLGRAYPLSATQSHGSMEGRPIVRESTLAELRSEPASAPEEAPHHFSLWKEHAYDQGHQWGMTIDLNACIGCSACMTACQSENNVPVVGKTQVAKGREMHWLRVDRYFSGEPSGSPEIVFQPVPCMHCEDAPCEQVCPVAATVHDGQGLNVMVYNRCIGTRYCSNNCPYKVRRFNFFNFTKDTPDILRLAMNPDVTVRARGVMEKCTYCTQRINRAKIDAKLAGRELRDGDVKTACQQACPASAIEFGDLRDRSSRVVKAKADPRNYALLEELNTRPRTTYLAKVRNPNPEMPA